A window of Vigna unguiculata cultivar IT97K-499-35 chromosome 4, ASM411807v1, whole genome shotgun sequence contains these coding sequences:
- the LOC114181453 gene encoding uncharacterized protein LOC114181453 — translation MNPNKSRNDGMATSNVKDSSIVPSSQHGNQMEGQPNNLENELTKMLQNVPLPNIQNVDEQCIYRVPPNTRKRYPVSYIPRIVGIGPYHRKGSYHRKESDHLNHLKVSYHPEDAENRLKLKYVQAFLSRTKLSVGELVGKIEHMRTNIESIRSCYAQTFEYKDDVFFRIILVDALFIIELFLRWHEDTEEKKKDDTKSEGHTKSKDHTVLKPWKRQLIRHDLVLLENQLPFSVLQQLYDNCVPNIKKPVHHATGEPVPDTVDEPLPGTPCFFKICVNCICTGTNCFNRIPTPSNGTPAATNQIISFLQLSFNCLHSTSFQTECPRETPRHFTDLLRSSIISSSTIDIQNPIKGQKDVNHVYTASQLMEAGLKFKVSPNKSFLDLTYIDGVLSMPVLNINGSTEIFFRNMMAYEYYHHSATKVLIQYVTILNFLIHTEKDVNILIDNKIILNWTGDAKTVVTIINHLNSSFSMPDFIPHYFSICNSLNKFYENPCNKLKASLRQGYFNTPWKKLSTCTAVLLVFLALAQTTFSAISLAKKL, via the exons ATGAACCCAAACAAGTCGCGGAACGATGGAATGGCTACTTCAAATGTAAAAGATTCATCAATAGTGCCTTCATCACAG CATGGTAACCAAATGGAAGGACAACCGAATAATTTAGAGAATGAATTGACTAAGATGCTTCAAAATGTGCCTCTTCCAAACATTCAAAATGTGGATGAGCAATGCATTTATAGGGTACCGCCAAATACTCGTAAGCGTTATCCCGTATCATACATACCTCGTATAGTTGGCATTGGTCCTTACCATCGCAAAGGTTCTTACCATCGCAAAGAATCTGACCATCTCAACCATCTCAAAGTTTCTTACCATCCCGAAGACGCAGAGAATCGGCTTAAATTGAAATATGTGCAGGCATTCCTATCTCGAACAAAGCTATCTGTGGGAGAATTGGTTGGAAAAATTGAACACATGCGCACAAACATAGAAAGTATTCGAAGTTGTTATGCGCAGACTTTTGAATATAAAGATGATGTGTTTTTTAGGATAATTTTAGTTGATGCTCTCTTCATAATTGAGCTCTTCCTAAGATGGCACGAAGACacggaagaaaagaaaaaagacgaTACAAAGTCAGAAGGCCATACGAAGTCAAAAGACCATACAGTGTTAAAACCATGGAAGCGTCAGCTGATTAGGCATGACTTGGTGCTACTGGAAAATCAACTTCCATTCTCTGTTCTTCAACAACTTTACGACAATTGTGTCCCCAATATCAAGAAACCAGTCCACCATGCCACCGGTGAACCAGTTCCCGATACCGTCGATGAACCACTTCCAGGTACCCCCTGCTTTTTTAAGATATGTGTCAACTGTATATGCACTGGTACGAATTGTTTCAACCGTATACCCACTCCTTCGAATGGAACACCGGCTGCTACGAATCAAATAATCTCCTTTCTTCAGCTTTCTTTCAACTGTCTTCATAGCACAAGTTTTCAAACCGAGTGTCCAAGAGAGACTCCACGACACTTCACTGATTTGTTAAGATCTTCAATAATATCATCATCAACGATTGATATTCAAAACCCCATAAAAGGCCAAAAAGATGTTAATCATGTATACACCGCAAGCCAGCTGATGGAGGCAGGTCTTAAGTTCAAGGTCAGTCCAAATAAAAGCTTTCTTGACTTGACATATATAGATGGAGTGTTGAGCATGCCAGTCTTGAATATAAATGGCAGTACAGAAATTTTTTTCAGGAATATGATGGCATATGAATATTACCACCATTCGGCTACAAAAGTCCTTATTCAGTATGTAACCATCCTAAATTTTCTTATCCATACTGAAAAAGATGTCAACATACTTATtgacaacaaaattattttaaattggacTGGTGATGCTAAGACGGTGGTTACAATAATTAATCATCTGAACTCAAGTTTTAGTATGCCAGACTTCATTCCACATTATTTCTCCATCTGCAATAGCTTAAATAAATTCTATGAAAATCCATGCAACAAGCTCAAGGCTAGCCTCAGACAAGGCTACTTCAACACTCCTTGGAAAAAGTTATCTACTTGTACTGCAGTTCTTCTAGTTTTCCTGGCGTTAGCTCAGACCACATTTTCAGCCATCTCACTAGCAAAGAAATTATGA